The Methylomusa anaerophila genome has a segment encoding these proteins:
- a CDS encoding flagellar motor protein MotB: protein MNKKNHGAPHEEHADETWLIPYSDLLTLLLALFIVLFASAQVDQKKFEQMAQSFSAAFSGGTSVFDSSSLVKTPNEQQPPSQQSTSIMGTINELSDKYMQETALLAEIKKKLDRYIGDNGLGGVLTTQLTEEGLLIRIRDTALFPSGSADLRPESLRLGAEIAKMLLPISQKISVSGHTDNVPINTFEFPSNWELSSKRAVNFMKFLLAQEPTLKSERFSATGYGEYRPIVTNDTEEGRSTNRRVEVFVQRNYRM, encoded by the coding sequence ATGAATAAGAAGAATCACGGTGCGCCTCATGAGGAGCATGCGGACGAAACGTGGCTTATCCCGTATTCTGACCTTCTGACGTTGCTGTTGGCTCTGTTCATTGTATTGTTTGCTTCGGCCCAAGTTGATCAGAAAAAATTTGAACAGATGGCGCAGTCTTTTAGTGCTGCATTTAGCGGCGGTACTTCGGTTTTTGACAGCTCAAGCCTAGTCAAAACACCAAACGAACAGCAGCCGCCCAGTCAGCAGAGTACCTCCATCATGGGGACGATAAACGAACTGAGCGACAAATATATGCAGGAAACCGCCCTGCTTGCCGAAATTAAAAAGAAACTGGACCGCTACATTGGGGATAACGGTTTAGGCGGGGTTTTGACAACTCAGCTTACCGAAGAAGGGCTGTTGATTCGCATTCGGGACACTGCGTTATTTCCATCCGGCAGTGCCGACCTTCGTCCTGAATCTCTCCGCTTGGGGGCTGAAATCGCGAAAATGCTACTCCCAATCAGTCAAAAAATATCTGTTTCCGGGCATACGGATAATGTACCTATTAATACTTTTGAATTTCCTTCCAACTGGGAGTTAAGCTCCAAACGGGCCGTCAACTTTATGAAGTTTTTGCTTGCGCAGGAGCCAACGCTTAAATCTGAACGTTTTAGCGCTACCGGCTACGGTGAATACCGTCCGATCGTAACAAATGATACAGAGGAAGGTCGTTCCACCAACCGCCGGGTAGAAGTATTTGTCCAGCGAAACTACCGTATGTAA
- the acpS gene encoding holo-ACP synthase, with protein sequence MIFGTGIDIVETNRIKKAIQHRQFVARVFTPREQEYCESRHVQRVQSYAARFAGKEAVAKAFGTGFSGGTFQDIEILPDVKGCPKVRLCGSFAAMAVETGVTQIYLSLTHTREYAAAQVILWRGDNNESGNSGANA encoded by the coding sequence ATGATTTTCGGAACTGGTATCGATATAGTAGAGACTAACCGTATTAAGAAGGCAATTCAGCATCGGCAATTCGTAGCCCGTGTCTTTACTCCCAGGGAACAGGAATATTGCGAAAGCCGCCACGTCCAAAGAGTTCAATCCTATGCCGCCCGCTTTGCCGGCAAGGAAGCTGTTGCAAAAGCTTTTGGCACCGGCTTTTCTGGCGGGACATTTCAAGATATTGAAATACTGCCTGATGTTAAAGGATGTCCTAAAGTAAGGTTGTGCGGAAGTTTCGCGGCAATGGCTGTGGAAACCGGTGTTACTCAAATATATCTGTCTTTGACTCATACCCGCGAATATGCTGCGGCTCAGGTTATACTTTGGCGAGGTGATAATAATGAAAGTGGCAACAGCGGCGCAAATGCGTGA
- a CDS encoding NAD(P)H-hydrate dehydratase: MKVATAAQMREADSAAIHEYGISGVVLMENAGVEVVRRIEAVLEAVSDKKVCILAGTGNNGGDGYVIARHLANRDAKVKVYLFGERSAISGDAKTNLDIIFKMRLEILEIKENAGTREWNKLKIALNLTDCIVDSLLGTGFHGEITGNLAQAIDIINQSGKPVIAVDIPSGVNADTGQISGTAVKATHTVTFALPKPGLFMYPGAEYAGELTIADIGIPAAILSDNTIRQNIITLNLARALFPKRNPTAHKGVSGRVGVIAGSVGLSGAAAMASMGALRAGAGLVTLGIPAGLNAIMEIKLTEVMTAPLPETEKGGLSHESLSAIVEMTKDSNVLAVGPGLGREDETAATVRGIISTAQCPLVIDADGINALEGYTSILSDCIALPVMTPHPGELTRLTGLSILDINRDRMQVARRFAAEWGCILILKGAATVVAFPDGEIFINTTGNAGMATGGTGDVLTGIIAGLIAQGISSHDAAILGVFVHGFAGDMAAQSGMIGLVAGDLLNALPAAIQSIQYGVDW; this comes from the coding sequence ATGAAAGTGGCAACAGCGGCGCAAATGCGTGAAGCTGATTCTGCGGCCATACATGAGTACGGCATTTCCGGAGTTGTATTAATGGAAAATGCCGGCGTGGAAGTTGTTAGGCGCATAGAGGCTGTATTAGAAGCAGTTTCCGATAAAAAAGTTTGTATCTTAGCCGGAACAGGTAACAATGGCGGGGATGGGTACGTGATCGCCAGACACTTAGCGAATAGAGACGCAAAAGTAAAGGTATATCTCTTTGGTGAGAGAAGTGCAATATCCGGAGATGCCAAAACTAATTTGGATATTATTTTCAAAATGAGGCTTGAAATCTTGGAAATTAAGGAAAACGCCGGTACGCGTGAGTGGAATAAGCTGAAAATTGCTCTGAATTTAACCGACTGCATAGTGGACTCCCTTCTTGGAACAGGCTTTCACGGTGAAATTACCGGCAACTTGGCCCAGGCAATTGATATCATCAATCAATCAGGTAAGCCGGTAATTGCAGTAGACATACCTTCAGGAGTGAATGCGGACACCGGGCAAATCTCAGGAACTGCAGTGAAGGCAACTCACACGGTGACTTTCGCATTGCCCAAACCTGGCCTTTTCATGTACCCTGGTGCGGAATATGCCGGAGAGCTAACAATAGCTGATATTGGCATTCCTGCCGCAATATTATCTGATAACACAATTCGACAGAATATAATTACCTTAAATCTGGCCCGTGCCCTGTTTCCTAAACGTAATCCGACCGCACACAAAGGAGTCAGCGGCCGGGTAGGGGTAATTGCGGGCAGTGTAGGGCTGAGCGGGGCGGCGGCTATGGCTTCAATGGGAGCGCTTCGCGCCGGGGCGGGACTTGTTACATTAGGTATACCAGCAGGTCTAAACGCTATAATGGAAATCAAATTAACAGAAGTTATGACTGCGCCACTGCCCGAGACAGAAAAAGGGGGTCTTAGTCACGAAAGTCTTTCGGCAATAGTTGAAATGACCAAGGATAGCAATGTATTGGCAGTTGGTCCAGGATTGGGCAGGGAAGATGAAACAGCCGCTACCGTTCGGGGAATTATTTCCACAGCACAGTGCCCCTTGGTGATTGATGCGGACGGAATTAACGCGCTGGAAGGATATACAAGCATATTATCAGACTGCATTGCACTGCCTGTAATGACGCCGCATCCGGGGGAATTGACCCGTTTGACCGGCCTGTCCATATTGGATATAAACAGGGACCGGATGCAAGTGGCGCGTCGTTTTGCTGCCGAATGGGGTTGTATTCTGATATTGAAAGGCGCTGCTACAGTGGTTGCTTTTCCTGACGGCGAAATATTCATCAATACCACCGGCAACGCCGGTATGGCTACCGGCGGTACGGGCGACGTTCTTACCGGCATAATTGCCGGATTAATCGCGCAGGGTATATCCAGTCACGACGCAGCAATTTTAGGGGTATTTGTACATGGATTTGCCGGGGATATGGCTGCCCAATCCGGCATGATCGGGCTGGTCGCCGGCGATTTACTCAATGCTTTGCCGGCGGCAATTCAAAGTATTCAATATGGTGTTGATTGGTAA
- a CDS encoding CopG family ribbon-helix-helix protein, with protein MAELRRIMISIPNTLLQEVDGIIAMDKLSRSQFVREAMRLYIEERKRKAVRDMMKKGYQEMAVINLALAEEGLLADVETFGMMPGLIAESE; from the coding sequence GTGGCAGAATTGAGGCGTATAATGATTAGTATCCCGAACACGTTGTTACAGGAAGTAGACGGCATAATAGCTATGGATAAGTTAAGTCGTAGTCAATTTGTCAGGGAGGCCATGAGGCTGTATATCGAAGAGCGGAAACGTAAAGCTGTTCGGGATATGATGAAGAAAGGTTATCAGGAAATGGCAGTTATCAATTTGGCTCTTGCCGAAGAAGGACTGCTGGCTGACGTAGAGACATTTGGAATGATGCCCGGCCTGATTGCGGAGAGTGAATAA
- a CDS encoding type II toxin-antitoxin system PemK/MazF family toxin, producing the protein MIVKRGDIYYANLSPVVGSEQGGHRPVLVIQNDVGNKYSPTVIVAAITSQISKAKLPTHVEVTAKLYNLDKDSVILLEQLRTIDKRRLKEKVTHLGEEIMGKVDEAIRISLGLIQL; encoded by the coding sequence ATGATCGTGAAACGCGGGGACATATATTATGCCAATTTAAGTCCTGTAGTAGGCTCTGAACAGGGAGGACACCGACCGGTACTGGTTATACAAAACGACGTGGGCAATAAGTATAGTCCGACTGTTATTGTTGCTGCTATTACGTCTCAGATTTCAAAGGCTAAATTGCCGACACACGTGGAAGTAACCGCCAAGCTGTATAATTTAGATAAAGATTCAGTTATTTTGCTGGAACAGTTAAGGACGATTGACAAGCGGCGCCTTAAAGAAAAAGTCACTCACTTGGGTGAAGAAATCATGGGGAAGGTAGACGAAGCTATTCGGATCAGTCTCGGATTAATACAACTTTAA
- a CDS encoding ComEC/Rec2 family competence protein, giving the protein MLSFKRLMSGLLVVACIVASLAIAGCGVGQAGGGAPLTVKVLDVGQGDAIFIRTPEQTVLIDTGDIPARDKLLAHLRNQGISALDKVIITHPHADHLGGMPGLLETFTVKQIFDSGQTTTSGLYRQYLGAVQKKNIPFKVVTAGELIDLGGGVTLKVLAPGKPFITGSDSDLNNNSIVTQLVFGGFSMLLAADAEQPAEDRMLKKYSSGLNSTILKSGHHGSRTSSSMPFLRAVNPEVAIISAGVNNEYHHPHPATLKKYADRKIKVYRTDTDGTVTITSDGKSYQISKEK; this is encoded by the coding sequence ATGCTGAGTTTTAAGAGATTAATGTCAGGTCTGTTGGTCGTAGCATGTATTGTTGCTTCACTGGCAATTGCGGGTTGCGGAGTAGGCCAGGCAGGCGGGGGAGCGCCGCTTACCGTCAAAGTTTTGGATGTGGGCCAGGGGGATGCTATATTTATACGTACACCGGAACAGACGGTACTGATTGACACTGGGGATATTCCGGCTAGGGATAAACTGCTCGCTCATTTGAGGAATCAGGGGATAAGTGCGTTAGACAAGGTAATTATTACCCATCCTCATGCCGATCATTTAGGCGGTATGCCTGGTTTATTAGAAACTTTTACGGTAAAACAGATTTTTGACAGTGGACAAACAACTACTTCCGGTCTTTATCGTCAATATTTAGGGGCAGTTCAGAAAAAAAACATTCCTTTTAAAGTGGTAACGGCCGGGGAACTTATTGACTTAGGCGGCGGGGTGACATTAAAGGTATTGGCTCCCGGCAAGCCTTTTATCACCGGATCTGATTCTGATCTTAACAATAATTCAATAGTGACGCAATTGGTTTTTGGCGGCTTTTCAATGCTTTTGGCGGCGGACGCTGAGCAGCCGGCAGAAGACCGCATGCTTAAAAAGTATAGTTCCGGACTAAACAGTACTATTCTAAAAAGCGGCCACCATGGCAGCCGTACATCTTCATCCATGCCTTTTCTCCGGGCGGTCAATCCTGAAGTTGCTATTATTTCAGCGGGTGTAAACAACGAGTATCATCACCCGCATCCTGCAACACTAAAGAAGTATGCCGACCGGAAAATAAAAGTATATCGGACCGATACCGACGGCACTGTGACCATTACCAGCGATGGAAAGTCCTATCAAATTTCCAAGGAGAAATAG
- a CDS encoding DUF3006 domain-containing protein, giving the protein MKLQAVIDRFESNKAVLLLVDKEDSVVIWPRHHLPEASEGDIIDIEIVINEDATRQAKAEADALLKQVLEKNNK; this is encoded by the coding sequence ATGAAATTACAGGCGGTTATTGACAGATTTGAGAGTAATAAAGCGGTACTATTGTTAGTTGATAAGGAGGACAGTGTTGTAATCTGGCCCCGGCACCATCTGCCGGAAGCGTCGGAAGGTGATATCATAGACATTGAAATAGTTATTAATGAAGACGCTACCCGGCAGGCTAAAGCCGAAGCCGATGCATTGCTAAAACAAGTATTGGAAAAAAATAATAAATAA
- a CDS encoding N-acetylmuramoyl-L-alanine amidase, whose product MQRLIVWVLLAMWLMMPGVLAAEAKASGASQATKAPEVKAVTLASALKPNAAGSSSETSKNIEITNIRWANHTDSIAGTDMVRVVMDSSGPVEADGTIISAPTPRLVVNIKGAKPGTINNNIAFDGKIVDKVSVTANANDNITKIVFDLSTTIEDNGYKVFTLPSNDQANKSFRVVVDINKPLPIPNFSFTAGLKDKVIVLDPGHGGSDPGAIGPSKTQEKMVTLAVANNVKNLLEKAGAVVVMTRQNDRDVYGPNASAVNELKARTTVANNRKADVFLSIHADSFTDRSAGGTSTYYYSKTLYDAMLARSLQASLIEAGQLQDRRANPANFYVVKNTRMPAALVELGFISNPQEEKLLNSPDFQQKISSGIVNGLERFFSQAARLRGGE is encoded by the coding sequence GTGCAGCGTTTAATTGTGTGGGTTTTGTTAGCCATGTGGCTTATGATGCCTGGAGTTCTGGCGGCTGAAGCCAAAGCATCCGGTGCATCGCAGGCTACCAAGGCACCTGAAGTCAAAGCGGTAACACTTGCTTCGGCTCTTAAGCCGAATGCTGCAGGTAGTTCGTCCGAGACCAGCAAGAATATTGAGATTACAAATATTCGCTGGGCGAATCACACTGATTCTATCGCTGGAACCGACATGGTTCGCGTAGTGATGGATTCTTCAGGGCCGGTTGAGGCGGATGGAACGATTATCTCTGCTCCTACTCCCCGCCTGGTAGTGAATATAAAAGGGGCAAAACCGGGAACAATAAATAATAATATTGCCTTTGACGGTAAGATAGTTGACAAAGTTAGTGTTACTGCCAATGCCAATGATAATATTACCAAAATAGTGTTTGACCTGTCTACGACCATTGAGGATAATGGCTATAAAGTTTTTACATTACCCAGCAATGACCAGGCTAATAAATCTTTTCGGGTTGTTGTTGATATCAACAAGCCTCTTCCGATACCAAATTTTTCGTTTACTGCCGGTCTGAAAGATAAGGTTATTGTTCTTGATCCCGGGCATGGCGGTTCTGATCCCGGTGCTATCGGACCTAGTAAGACACAAGAAAAAATGGTTACCCTTGCAGTTGCGAACAATGTTAAGAACCTTTTGGAAAAAGCCGGTGCGGTAGTGGTCATGACTCGCCAAAACGATCGGGACGTATACGGACCCAATGCCAGTGCGGTAAATGAGCTGAAAGCCCGGACGACTGTTGCCAACAACCGTAAGGCTGATGTATTTTTAAGCATCCATGCCGACTCCTTCACTGACCGGTCAGCAGGCGGGACATCCACATACTATTATTCGAAAACCCTGTATGATGCAATGCTGGCGCGCTCTCTTCAAGCCAGTTTAATTGAAGCTGGACAATTGCAGGACCGTAGAGCCAATCCGGCCAATTTCTACGTGGTTAAAAATACACGTATGCCGGCGGCACTGGTCGAACTGGGTTTTATTTCCAATCCGCAGGAAGAAAAGCTGTTAAACTCACCTGATTTTCAGCAGAAAATATCATCAGGGATTGTAAATGGTCTGGAGCGATTTTTTAGTCAGGCGGCGAGATTGAGAGGTGGGGAATAA
- a CDS encoding GerMN domain-containing protein — MLYKTRLLLLAAMLLLGVIIAGCSGGDVPTSQTVPDSSSQTPASGLDSQPGGTSEHGTVQITVYYSSKDGMYLVPEVHKLDKATVGKQPARTAMEILLKGTKNQELVSPIPSGTKLKNFKVKDHIAYVDFDETLVKNHTGGSTGEIMTVGAIVDTLTEFPEIQKVQILVEGKKVDTIAGHLDTSEPLGRTENIIKR; from the coding sequence ATGCTTTATAAAACTAGATTGCTGCTACTGGCCGCAATGTTGTTGCTTGGCGTGATAATAGCCGGGTGTAGCGGTGGCGATGTTCCCACATCCCAGACAGTGCCGGACAGTTCATCCCAAACACCGGCTTCGGGTCTTGACTCTCAACCCGGCGGAACGTCAGAACACGGTACTGTACAAATTACTGTCTATTATTCTTCCAAAGACGGAATGTATTTAGTTCCTGAGGTGCATAAGCTGGATAAGGCAACCGTTGGCAAGCAACCTGCCCGTACCGCGATGGAAATCTTGCTCAAGGGCACTAAAAACCAAGAATTGGTTAGCCCTATTCCCAGCGGGACCAAGTTGAAGAACTTCAAAGTTAAAGACCATATAGCTTATGTGGATTTTGATGAAACGCTGGTGAAAAACCATACAGGAGGTTCCACGGGAGAAATAATGACAGTCGGCGCCATTGTCGACACTCTGACCGAGTTTCCGGAAATACAAAAGGTGCAAATATTAGTCGAAGGCAAAAAAGTTGATACTATCGCCGGGCACCTGGATACCAGCGAGCCGTTAGGCAGAACAGAAAACATAATAAAACGATAG
- the thiL gene encoding thiamine-phosphate kinase: protein MQLEQVGEFGLIRLLATDTINDPATVVVGIGDDAAVFLPAARQLQLLTTDMLVENIHFDLKTTTPWQLGYKAIAVNLSDIAAMGGVPRQAAVSLALPRNTQVEFVANLYQGMKEICREFGVNIVGGDTVSSPQGLVINVVLTGEVEPANLVKRSGAQAGDVVIVTGNLGNSAAGLDILNTECWEEFDFARPLVTSHLTPRPQVKLGQLLAAAGASSMNDISDGLGSESHEIAKASGVGMVLYADRIPLSQEAIQAAAKFSKIPLNYALYGGEDYQLLVTMPPDKFERLRHQEQLRLILIGEVTEAKDEVILIYPDGTTEKIEPRGYNHFRTD from the coding sequence TTGCAGCTGGAACAAGTTGGTGAGTTTGGACTTATACGTTTGCTGGCAACTGATACGATAAACGATCCGGCAACAGTGGTAGTTGGAATTGGTGATGATGCCGCGGTATTTTTACCTGCGGCGCGGCAACTCCAACTTTTAACAACCGACATGTTAGTGGAAAACATACATTTTGACTTAAAAACAACGACACCTTGGCAACTTGGATACAAGGCAATTGCCGTAAATTTAAGTGATATTGCCGCCATGGGTGGCGTACCGCGACAGGCGGCGGTGTCTCTGGCTTTGCCAAGAAATACTCAGGTCGAGTTTGTTGCCAACCTATATCAAGGAATGAAAGAAATCTGCCGTGAATTCGGTGTAAATATCGTGGGCGGCGACACTGTTTCCAGCCCTCAGGGGTTGGTTATCAACGTTGTTTTAACCGGAGAAGTTGAACCGGCAAATCTGGTTAAGCGCTCCGGAGCGCAAGCCGGTGATGTAGTGATAGTAACGGGAAACTTAGGGAATTCTGCCGCCGGCCTGGATATCTTAAATACAGAATGCTGGGAAGAATTCGATTTTGCCCGGCCGCTGGTGACAAGTCATCTTACGCCGCGTCCTCAGGTCAAGCTTGGGCAACTGTTAGCCGCTGCCGGAGCTTCCAGCATGAATGATATTAGTGACGGACTGGGGAGCGAGTCCCACGAGATTGCCAAAGCCAGCGGAGTTGGAATGGTCTTATATGCTGACAGAATACCTCTGTCCCAAGAAGCAATACAAGCTGCCGCCAAGTTTTCAAAAATACCGCTTAACTATGCCTTATACGGCGGTGAAGACTACCAGTTGCTCGTGACTATGCCACCGGATAAATTTGAGAGACTTCGTCACCAGGAACAATTGCGTCTAATTCTAATAGGAGAAGTTACTGAAGCCAAAGATGAAGTAATACTGATATATCCTGATGGTACTACCGAAAAAATTGAACCACGAGGCTACAATCACTTCAGGACTGATTAA
- the tsaE gene encoding tRNA (adenosine(37)-N6)-threonylcarbamoyltransferase complex ATPase subunit type 1 TsaE produces the protein MVVETVSPDTTFQFGQSLGRMLRAGDVVCLSGDLGAGKTLLTQGITTGLEVEEIVTSPTFSLMNIYQGKDATGAALNIYHFDFYRLESAAELIDIGFDEYLSANGLIIIEWPDRFRDYFPDEYLWIEIQAHSDERRQLTLLGYGTRYKKLCKELNQNR, from the coding sequence ATGGTTGTTGAGACTGTCTCGCCGGACACCACTTTTCAATTTGGGCAGAGTCTTGGCAGAATGCTAAGAGCAGGCGATGTGGTATGTTTGTCCGGTGACCTGGGTGCCGGGAAAACGCTATTGACTCAAGGAATAACCACCGGACTGGAAGTAGAGGAAATTGTGACCAGTCCGACGTTTAGCTTAATGAATATATATCAGGGAAAGGATGCAACCGGTGCTGCCCTGAATATCTATCATTTTGATTTTTACCGTCTGGAATCTGCCGCAGAACTTATTGATATCGGTTTTGATGAATATCTTTCGGCTAATGGTTTGATAATTATTGAATGGCCGGATCGTTTTAGAGATTACTTTCCTGACGAGTACCTTTGGATTGAGATTCAGGCTCATAGCGACGAACGTCGCCAATTAACTTTATTGGGATATGGTACTCGGTATAAGAAACTGTGTAAGGAGTTGAATCAAAATCGATAA
- the tsaB gene encoding tRNA (adenosine(37)-N6)-threonylcarbamoyltransferase complex dimerization subunit type 1 TsaB, protein MDKYVLAIDTATLVSSIAVATPETLIAELTLQVRKTHSEQLMPHIASILAMAEITCDQLAAIAVSIGPGSFTGLRIGLATAKALAYALAIPILGVPTLAALAYSCPLPGVYLSPMLDAQKGNVYQAIFEWRDGELCEVMPARVVPFAQAKDEMKNLPQPTFIMGEAAVMYRQEINLPLLPHVIMPRAGSAAILAQKMLRDGVTHDVYSLEPLYIRRSEAEELWEKRQAQVFSQKDGNCL, encoded by the coding sequence ATCGATAAGTATGTACTTGCGATTGACACAGCAACTCTAGTGTCCAGTATAGCTGTGGCTACGCCTGAAACTCTTATTGCCGAGTTGACACTTCAAGTCAGGAAGACGCATTCTGAACAGTTGATGCCTCACATTGCAAGCATTTTGGCAATGGCGGAAATAACCTGTGACCAGCTGGCAGCTATAGCTGTGAGTATTGGACCTGGATCCTTCACCGGACTGAGAATTGGACTTGCTACCGCAAAAGCGTTGGCTTACGCTCTTGCAATACCTATTTTGGGAGTGCCGACTCTCGCAGCGTTGGCTTATTCCTGCCCGCTGCCGGGAGTATACTTGTCGCCAATGCTGGACGCGCAGAAAGGCAATGTGTACCAAGCAATATTTGAATGGCGGGACGGTGAGCTGTGTGAAGTCATGCCTGCCCGGGTAGTGCCTTTTGCGCAGGCAAAAGACGAAATGAAAAATTTGCCGCAACCTACCTTTATCATGGGAGAGGCTGCGGTAATGTATCGCCAAGAAATTAATTTGCCGTTGTTGCCTCATGTCATTATGCCCCGGGCCGGTAGTGCAGCTATTTTGGCCCAAAAAATGTTGAGAGATGGGGTAACCCATGATGTTTATTCGTTAGAACCGCTGTACATCAGGCGCTCCGAAGCGGAGGAATTATGGGAAAAACGGCAAGCACAAGTATTCAGCCAAAAAGATGGGAACTGCTTATAA
- the rimI gene encoding ribosomal protein S18-alanine N-acetyltransferase translates to MKGENMEEFLIRRMVVDDIDAVHAVECQSFLTPWSRTAFEEEMIYNELARYLVVVANCEGLSKIVGYAGMWIIVDEAHVTNIAISPGHRRCGLGHRLLEELIKQAKCQGANCMTLEVRPSNIVARRLYERRGFVERGIRPNYYTDTQEDALIMWLDKL, encoded by the coding sequence GTGAAAGGTGAAAACATGGAAGAATTTCTGATCAGGAGAATGGTCGTTGACGATATTGATGCCGTACACGCCGTGGAGTGTCAGTCCTTCCTGACACCCTGGTCGCGGACGGCATTTGAAGAAGAGATGATATACAACGAACTGGCTCGTTACCTGGTAGTTGTTGCTAATTGCGAGGGTTTGTCTAAAATAGTTGGCTATGCCGGTATGTGGATAATTGTGGATGAAGCTCACGTTACCAATATTGCCATTTCCCCTGGTCATCGCCGATGCGGCTTGGGCCACCGGCTGCTGGAGGAACTCATTAAGCAAGCCAAATGTCAAGGCGCTAATTGCATGACGTTAGAAGTTCGTCCATCCAATATTGTGGCCAGACGGCTTTATGAACGGCGGGGATTTGTTGAACGCGGTATACGTCCGAATTATTATACAGATACCCAGGAAGATGCACTTATCATGTGGCTGGATAAATTATAA
- a CDS encoding alpha/beta-type small acid-soluble spore protein, with protein MARSRKPVNPTAENALDSMKLEIANELGISERVRTSGWATMTSADCGRVGGQMVRRMIQQYESTLQ; from the coding sequence ATGGCACGCTCGAGAAAACCTGTTAATCCGACTGCGGAAAACGCACTTGACAGCATGAAATTGGAAATCGCCAACGAGTTGGGTATATCCGAGCGCGTGCGTACCTCAGGCTGGGCTACTATGACTTCTGCTGACTGTGGTCGCGTGGGCGGTCAGATGGTTCGTAGGATGATTCAACAGTATGAATCTACCCTGCAATAG
- the tsaD gene encoding tRNA (adenosine(37)-N6)-threonylcarbamoyltransferase complex transferase subunit TsaD: MQVESNRKNYETTNTHLTLAIETSCDETSAAVVKNGRQILSNIISSQIQLHQKYGGVVPEIASRKHIENVIPVIDQALAEAKITLADINTIGVTYGPGLVGALLVGVAAAKALAFASNIPLVGVNHLEGHIFANFLAHTDLEPPFIALVVSGGHTSLIHLRNYDEFILLGQTRDDAAGEAFDKIARIMKFPYPGGPYIDQAAKSGNPDAIAFPRALRGARGEENYEFSFSGLKSAVLNYLNNAAQRGATVNISDVAASFQAAVVEVLVNKTMHAVQHSGVRQVVLAGGVAANSALRDELGKRAAERGTTLFYPPPVLCTDNAAMIACRAYYQYLGGDISDLNLNGVPGLRLGQ, from the coding sequence TTGCAAGTTGAGTCTAACCGGAAAAACTACGAAACAACAAATACTCATCTGACTCTGGCCATTGAAACCAGTTGTGATGAAACCTCAGCAGCAGTTGTCAAAAATGGGCGCCAGATTTTATCCAACATTATTTCCTCTCAAATACAATTGCATCAAAAATATGGCGGAGTAGTACCGGAGATCGCTTCCCGCAAACATATCGAAAATGTCATTCCGGTAATAGACCAAGCTTTGGCTGAAGCAAAGATCACTTTGGCCGATATTAATACAATAGGCGTTACGTATGGACCGGGGTTGGTTGGCGCCCTTCTTGTCGGGGTGGCGGCAGCAAAAGCTCTGGCATTTGCCTCTAATATTCCGCTAGTAGGAGTTAACCATTTGGAGGGGCATATTTTTGCCAATTTTTTGGCGCATACGGATTTGGAGCCGCCTTTTATTGCCTTGGTAGTATCAGGCGGACATACATCCCTGATACATTTGAGGAATTATGACGAATTTATTTTGTTAGGACAGACGCGGGATGACGCTGCCGGAGAAGCATTTGATAAAATTGCCCGGATCATGAAATTTCCCTATCCCGGTGGTCCATACATTGATCAGGCGGCCAAAAGCGGCAATCCAGACGCTATCGCTTTTCCGCGGGCGCTGAGAGGGGCTCGTGGTGAGGAAAATTATGAATTTAGCTTTAGCGGCCTCAAATCGGCAGTGCTAAACTACTTGAATAATGCTGCCCAGCGTGGTGCGACAGTGAATATTTCAGATGTGGCGGCTAGCTTTCAAGCAGCAGTAGTGGAAGTACTTGTTAATAAAACTATGCATGCTGTACAACACTCGGGTGTAAGACAAGTTGTACTGGCCGGAGGCGTAGCGGCAAATTCAGCTCTTCGTGACGAGCTTGGCAAACGGGCAGCAGAGCGGGGAACAACACTATTTTACCCGCCGCCGGTTTTATGTACTGATAACGCTGCCATGATAGCGTGCCGTGCCTATTACCAGTACTTAGGAGGCGATATATCTGATTTAAATCTCAATGGTGTTCCGGGTTTGAGGCTAGGACAGTGA